The Crocosphaera subtropica ATCC 51142 genome includes a window with the following:
- a CDS encoding nitrate ABC transporter ATP-binding protein (This model describes the ATP binding subunits of ATP-binding cassette (ABC) transporters for nitrate transport, or for bicarbonate transport, in bacteria and archaea.) — protein sequence MNHDFSVVIENVSKVYPTPKGPYTVLQDVNLTVKEGEFICVIGHSGCGKSTLLNMVSGFATPTHGSVLVNGKPVKKPGPDRMVVFQNYALLPWLTVFENVYLAVDAVHPNKREAEKRSIVRDHLAMVGLTEAENKKPTQISGGMKQRVSIARALAIRPEVLILDEPFGALDAITKEELQEELLKIWNDHRCTVLMITHDIDEALFLADRLVMMTNGPAANIGEIMNIPFPRPRDRDRIMEDPQYYDLRNYALDFLYNRFAHDDDAA from the coding sequence ATGAATCATGATTTTTCGGTTGTTATTGAAAACGTTAGTAAGGTTTATCCCACTCCCAAGGGACCTTATACGGTTTTACAAGATGTTAATTTAACCGTTAAAGAAGGGGAATTTATCTGTGTTATTGGTCATTCTGGCTGTGGAAAATCTACCCTTTTAAACATGGTGTCAGGGTTTGCCACTCCCACTCACGGATCAGTCTTAGTTAATGGAAAACCGGTCAAAAAACCAGGGCCCGATCGCATGGTGGTGTTCCAAAATTATGCTTTACTTCCTTGGTTAACCGTGTTTGAAAACGTCTATTTAGCGGTGGATGCTGTCCATCCTAACAAGCGAGAAGCCGAAAAACGATCTATTGTACGGGATCACCTGGCCATGGTAGGTTTAACCGAAGCAGAAAACAAAAAACCCACCCAAATATCAGGAGGAATGAAACAACGGGTTTCTATCGCGCGCGCTTTAGCTATTCGTCCAGAAGTGTTAATCTTAGATGAGCCTTTTGGTGCGTTAGATGCTATCACCAAAGAGGAATTACAAGAAGAATTGCTGAAAATTTGGAATGATCACCGTTGTACGGTGTTAATGATTACCCATGATATTGATGAGGCGTTATTTTTGGCAGATCGTCTCGTTATGATGACCAACGGGCCGGCTGCTAATATTGGGGAAATCATGAATATTCCTTTTCCTCGGCCCAGGGACCGCGATCGTATTATGGAAGATCCCCAATACTATGATCTTCGCAACTATGCTTTAGATTTTCTTTATAACAGATTTGCCCACGATGATGATGCAGCCTAG
- a CDS encoding CmpA/NrtA family ABC transporter substrate-binding protein, which produces MSNFSPVTRRKFLRTSALSAAGAILLKGCAGNPPEPGGTNASTTQGVADISPEMQPETTAIKLGYIPIVEAAALVVAKEQGFFAKYGMTDVELSKQANWASARDNVTIGSQGGGIDGGQWQMPMPHLITEGIITNGRKVPMYVLAQLNTQGNGIAVAPMHEGKGVSLDISQAADYIKNFASTNGRKFKAAHTFPNVNQDFWIRYWFAAGGVDPDVDIDLLAVPPAETVQGMRNGTMDAFSTGDPWPYRIIAEDIGYMAGLTSQIWQFHPEEYLAIRADWVDKNPKATKALLKGLMEAQQWIDQNNNRAATVKILAGRNYFNVPVDILDAPYKGNYKMGDGKAEVKDINMGPLYWKDGKGNVSYPYKSHDLWFLTETLRWGFHKDQISDLDTAQKIIDKVNREDIWREAATEAGFTADIPASTSRGVETFFDGVTFDPENPQAYLNSLTIKRV; this is translated from the coding sequence ATGTCTAATTTTTCTCCCGTAACCCGTCGTAAGTTCCTACGTACTTCCGCTTTATCTGCTGCTGGGGCAATATTACTCAAAGGATGTGCAGGAAATCCTCCTGAACCGGGTGGTACTAATGCATCAACCACCCAAGGGGTAGCGGATATCAGCCCGGAGATGCAACCGGAAACCACTGCCATTAAACTAGGGTATATTCCCATTGTAGAGGCTGCGGCCTTGGTAGTAGCCAAAGAACAGGGATTTTTCGCTAAATATGGCATGACAGACGTAGAACTGTCAAAGCAAGCAAACTGGGCTTCTGCGAGGGATAACGTCACCATTGGTTCTCAAGGTGGGGGTATTGATGGGGGACAGTGGCAAATGCCCATGCCTCACTTAATTACCGAGGGAATCATTACCAACGGGCGCAAAGTTCCTATGTATGTTCTAGCACAGTTGAACACCCAAGGCAATGGGATCGCTGTTGCACCGATGCACGAAGGGAAAGGAGTTTCTTTAGATATATCACAAGCAGCGGACTATATTAAAAATTTCGCTTCTACCAACGGAAGAAAGTTCAAAGCCGCCCATACTTTCCCTAATGTTAACCAAGATTTCTGGATTCGGTATTGGTTCGCAGCCGGAGGGGTCGATCCTGACGTTGACATCGATTTACTCGCTGTTCCTCCTGCGGAGACGGTACAAGGGATGCGTAACGGCACAATGGACGCATTTAGTACGGGTGATCCTTGGCCTTATCGTATCATTGCTGAAGATATTGGTTATATGGCCGGTTTAACCTCACAAATTTGGCAATTTCATCCTGAAGAATACCTAGCTATTCGTGCTGACTGGGTAGATAAAAATCCCAAAGCCACAAAAGCCTTATTAAAGGGATTAATGGAGGCACAACAATGGATTGATCAGAACAATAATCGGGCTGCCACTGTTAAAATTTTAGCAGGAAGAAACTACTTTAATGTCCCCGTTGATATTTTAGATGCTCCCTATAAAGGTAATTATAAAATGGGTGATGGCAAAGCAGAAGTTAAAGACATAAATATGGGGCCGTTGTATTGGAAAGATGGCAAAGGTAACGTTTCTTATCCTTATAAGAGTCACGATCTTTGGTTCCTAACTGAAACATTACGATGGGGTTTCCATAAAGATCAAATATCCGATCTTGATACTGCACAAAAGATTATCGATAAAGTTAACCGTGAGGATATTTGGAGAGAAGCTGCTACAGAAGCAGGGTTTACAGCAGATATTCCTGCCAGTACCTCCAGGGGAGTTGAAACCTTCTTTGATGGAGTTACATTTGATCCCGAAAATCCACAAGCTTACTTAAATAGTCTCACTATCAAACGAGTTTAA
- a CDS encoding DUF4327 family protein, with protein sequence MLKVIQSPTQYTIDVIKGEAARLVRERRLHRRQPIYTLCKYIPAREWPNVECELERHDFLLRDSIIDLLSKEEWRD encoded by the coding sequence ATGCTTAAAGTCATTCAGTCTCCTACTCAATACACGATTGATGTTATTAAAGGGGAGGCCGCTAGGTTAGTTCGTGAAAGAAGACTTCATCGACGACAACCGATTTATACTCTGTGCAAATATATTCCAGCCCGCGAATGGCCTAATGTAGAATGCGAACTAGAAAGACATGATTTTCTTCTCAGAGATTCGATTATTGATTTATTGAGTAAAGAAGAATGGCGTGATTAA
- the thiO gene encoding glycine oxidase ThiO: MNATNDIIIIGGGIIGMAIAVDLKLRGVSVTVCNRSFPQTASMAAAGMLAPHAEALPPGPLLDLCLKSRWLYPEWIRKLQDITGLNLGYNPCGILAPVYDLPTADVRHNNKDQWLDKTAIRLYQPGLGDDVVGGWWYPEDGQVDNRQVMQALRQAAQQLGVTVRDGVTVKTLQQKQGKVTSILTNQGELEGNTYIIANGSWASQILPLPVRPMKGQMLAVKMPHPPDEPYPLQRVLYGPQTYLVPRQNGRLIIGATSEDVGWTPHNTPQGIEMLIKRATRLYPDVANWEIEEFWWGYRPGTPDELPLLGHYGCNNLILATGHYRNGILLAPVTAFLIADLVINQKSDPILDHFQGDRFHTQPSPPSASMTPFNHYPVPKTTNGHNGTSSLSPTDELVIAGRKFHSRLMTGTGKYPSIPIMQQSVAASECQIVTVAVRRVQTNAPGHEGLAEALDWGKIWMLPNTAGCKTAEEAIRVARLGREMAKLLGQEDNNFVKLEVIPDTKYLLPDPIGTLTAAETLVKEGFAVLPYINADPMLAKRLEEVGCATVMPLGSPIGSGQGIRTQANIEIIIEEAHIPVVVDAGIGTPSEASQAMEMGADAVLINSAIALAKNPVLMAKAMGMATVAGRLAYLSGRIPIKDYAIASSPLTGTVV, encoded by the coding sequence ATGAACGCAACAAACGACATTATCATTATTGGCGGTGGAATTATTGGAATGGCGATCGCAGTTGACTTAAAACTGCGGGGCGTATCGGTCACCGTTTGTAATCGTAGCTTCCCCCAAACCGCATCTATGGCTGCGGCCGGAATGTTAGCCCCCCACGCTGAGGCATTACCCCCAGGTCCGTTACTGGACTTATGTTTAAAGTCTCGTTGGTTATATCCAGAATGGATACGAAAATTACAAGATATCACAGGATTAAACCTTGGCTATAATCCTTGTGGTATTCTTGCCCCAGTCTATGATCTACCCACTGCTGATGTTCGCCACAATAACAAAGATCAGTGGTTGGATAAAACCGCTATTCGCCTTTACCAGCCAGGGTTAGGGGATGATGTGGTGGGAGGGTGGTGGTATCCTGAAGATGGCCAAGTGGATAACCGCCAAGTAATGCAAGCTTTACGTCAAGCAGCCCAACAATTAGGGGTTACCGTTAGAGACGGTGTAACGGTTAAAACCCTACAGCAAAAACAGGGGAAAGTTACCAGTATTTTAACCAATCAAGGGGAATTAGAAGGCAACACCTACATTATTGCTAATGGTTCCTGGGCGAGTCAAATCCTACCCCTGCCCGTACGCCCGATGAAAGGGCAAATGTTAGCGGTGAAGATGCCTCATCCCCCCGATGAACCCTATCCCTTACAACGGGTTCTCTATGGACCCCAAACCTATTTAGTCCCCCGACAGAATGGACGTTTAATCATCGGGGCTACTTCTGAGGATGTGGGTTGGACTCCCCATAACACCCCCCAAGGCATCGAAATGTTAATCAAACGGGCAACAAGATTGTATCCCGACGTGGCTAACTGGGAAATAGAGGAATTTTGGTGGGGCTATCGTCCAGGAACTCCAGATGAATTACCCCTATTGGGTCATTATGGTTGCAATAATTTAATTTTAGCCACTGGTCATTATCGTAACGGTATTTTACTAGCCCCAGTTACTGCATTTCTCATTGCAGACTTAGTCATTAATCAAAAAAGTGATCCCATATTAGACCATTTTCAAGGCGATCGCTTCCACACTCAACCTTCTCCTCCTTCTGCCTCTATGACCCCATTTAACCATTATCCAGTTCCAAAAACCACGAACGGTCACAATGGAACCTCTAGCTTATCTCCAACCGATGAATTAGTGATCGCTGGCCGCAAGTTTCACTCACGGTTAATGACAGGAACCGGGAAATACCCCAGCATCCCTATCATGCAGCAAAGTGTGGCCGCCAGTGAGTGTCAAATTGTCACCGTAGCGGTGAGACGAGTACAAACGAACGCCCCTGGCCACGAAGGGTTAGCTGAAGCTTTAGATTGGGGTAAGATTTGGATGTTACCCAACACCGCCGGCTGTAAAACTGCAGAAGAAGCTATCAGGGTGGCTAGGTTAGGGCGAGAAATGGCCAAATTATTGGGACAAGAAGACAATAACTTTGTTAAGTTAGAAGTGATCCCCGATACAAAATACCTATTACCCGATCCCATCGGAACCCTAACAGCAGCCGAAACATTAGTTAAAGAAGGGTTTGCTGTTTTACCCTATATCAACGCTGATCCCATGTTAGCCAAACGGTTAGAAGAGGTAGGATGTGCAACAGTGATGCCGTTAGGATCGCCCATTGGTTCTGGCCAAGGGATTCGCACTCAAGCTAATATTGAGATTATTATCGAAGAAGCGCATATTCCTGTGGTGGTTGATGCTGGGATCGGAACCCCTAGTGAAGCCTCCCAAGCTATGGAAATGGGGGCCGATGCGGTGTTAATTAATAGTGCGATCGCTTTGGCTAAAAATCCTGTCTTGATGGCGAAAGCCATGGGAATGGCTACCGTTGCCGGAAGATTAGCCTATTTAAGTGGACGAATACCCATTAAAGATTATGCGATCGCTAGTTCTCCCCTAACGGGAACCGTTGTTTAA
- a CDS encoding nitrate ABC transporter ATP-binding protein (This model describes the ATP binding subunits of ATP-binding cassette (ABC) transporters for nitrate transport, or for bicarbonate transport, in bacteria and archaea.) produces MGVFVAVDDIDKVFPLNDGGEYIALKGINLEIKKGEFISLIGHSGCGKSTLLNMIAGLDLPTEGIVTLEGQKVKKPGPDKMVIFQNYSLLPWLTVYQNIALAVDEVMAGYPAKERKEIIEKHIDLVGLRHAVDKLPKQLSGGMKQRVAIARALSIRPKLLLLDEPFGALDALTRGNLQEQLMRICEQYQITSVMVTHDVDEAVLLSDRIVMLTNGPGSNIGGILDVDIPRPRKRMEVVNHPSYYSLRSEIIYFLNQQKRIKKLRAKKTDAIARHGLEKVNLEIGFVPLTACAPLIVAQERGFFAKHGLDEVNLVRESSWRGVVDGIAGGYLDGAQMPAGMPTWLTAGGHQETPLPIVTALTMTRNGNGITLAQSFYEQGVSNVNELRRMLLESTEKRHIFGMVHPSSMHNLLLRYWFAAGGIDPDQDVQLETIPPAQMVADLKAGTIDGYCVGEPWNIRAATEGVGFTVATDLEIWQGHPGKVLGVRENWANTHPNSHIALVKAILEGCQYCADPANHEEIRQLLASRKYLSTNPEYIQLGDPKNYTCNIEKPVEYAHHMFFGEGMNRPSRTEHLWMMTQMARWGHIPFPRNWVEILERVCRVSVFSTAARELGMIDIKYRREPIKLFDGITFDAEDPVNYLNELAIKQNFTMAEVHLDGVKMPVPIAA; encoded by the coding sequence ATGGGTGTTTTTGTTGCAGTTGATGATATTGATAAGGTATTTCCTTTAAACGATGGTGGCGAATATATTGCCTTAAAGGGAATCAATTTAGAGATTAAAAAAGGGGAATTTATCTCATTAATTGGTCACTCTGGTTGTGGTAAATCTACCCTATTAAATATGATCGCAGGTTTGGATTTACCCACGGAAGGAATTGTTACCTTAGAAGGGCAAAAAGTGAAAAAACCAGGGCCAGACAAAATGGTTATTTTCCAAAACTATTCCCTCTTACCTTGGTTAACTGTCTATCAAAATATTGCTTTGGCTGTTGATGAAGTTATGGCCGGTTATCCAGCCAAAGAACGAAAAGAAATCATTGAAAAACATATAGATTTAGTGGGATTACGCCATGCTGTTGATAAATTACCTAAACAATTATCAGGAGGGATGAAGCAACGGGTAGCCATCGCTCGCGCCCTCTCTATTCGCCCTAAATTATTGTTACTTGATGAACCTTTCGGGGCATTAGATGCTTTAACTAGAGGCAATTTACAAGAACAATTAATGCGGATTTGTGAACAATATCAAATCACTTCAGTTATGGTAACCCATGACGTAGATGAAGCGGTTTTACTCTCAGATAGAATTGTCATGTTAACCAACGGTCCAGGATCAAATATTGGTGGCATTTTAGATGTGGATATTCCTCGACCTCGTAAACGGATGGAAGTGGTCAATCATCCTAGTTATTATAGTCTTCGTAGTGAGATTATTTACTTTCTTAACCAACAGAAACGGATCAAAAAATTACGCGCCAAAAAAACAGATGCGATCGCCCGTCATGGCCTAGAAAAAGTCAACCTAGAAATCGGCTTTGTTCCCCTCACCGCTTGCGCCCCCTTAATTGTTGCCCAAGAACGGGGATTCTTTGCCAAACATGGTCTAGATGAGGTGAATTTGGTCCGTGAAAGCAGTTGGCGAGGGGTGGTGGATGGGATCGCAGGAGGCTACTTAGACGGGGCGCAAATGCCTGCAGGAATGCCTACCTGGTTAACTGCCGGAGGCCACCAAGAAACCCCCTTACCCATTGTCACGGCCTTAACCATGACACGCAACGGTAACGGGATCACCTTGGCCCAGTCGTTTTATGAACAAGGCGTAAGTAACGTCAACGAATTAAGACGAATGTTACTGGAATCCACCGAAAAACGCCATATTTTCGGCATGGTTCACCCTTCTTCTATGCACAACCTCTTATTACGTTATTGGTTCGCTGCAGGAGGTATCGATCCGGATCAAGATGTGCAACTAGAAACCATCCCCCCGGCTCAAATGGTAGCGGATCTCAAAGCCGGAACCATTGACGGGTACTGTGTGGGGGAACCCTGGAATATTCGGGCTGCCACGGAAGGGGTTGGCTTTACTGTAGCCACAGATTTAGAAATTTGGCAAGGCCATCCGGGTAAAGTGTTGGGAGTCAGAGAAAACTGGGCTAATACCCATCCTAATAGTCATATTGCCCTGGTTAAAGCCATTTTAGAAGGGTGTCAATATTGCGCTGATCCGGCTAACCATGAAGAAATCCGTCAATTATTAGCCAGTCGTAAATATCTCAGTACCAACCCCGAATATATCCAGTTAGGGGACCCGAAAAACTATACTTGCAATATAGAAAAACCCGTAGAATATGCTCATCATATGTTTTTCGGGGAAGGAATGAACCGGCCCAGTCGAACGGAACACTTATGGATGATGACACAAATGGCCCGATGGGGTCATATTCCTTTCCCTCGTAACTGGGTAGAAATTTTAGAACGGGTGTGTCGGGTCAGTGTGTTTAGTACCGCAGCCAGGGAGTTAGGAATGATTGATATTAAATATCGCAGAGAACCTATTAAGTTGTTTGATGGGATCACTTTCGATGCAGAAGATCCCGTTAACTATCTCAATGAATTAGCTATTAAACAGAATTTTACGATGGCAGAAGTTCATCTGGATGGGGTTAAAATGCCTGTTCCTATTGCTGCTTGA
- a CDS encoding glutathione S-transferase family protein, protein MTTAPLSWTELETLTNWTIDNINGPTNSQAILRLFGHQESDIRVTLYRDNHAWCPYCQKVWLWLEEKQIPYRIKKVTMFCYGQKERWYKKIVPSGMLPAVELDGRLITESDDILLALETAFGPLTHSMKDANVIPLRQLERLLFRAWCTWLCYPTWSQTQEQQNREQFVKVVSMVEQALRNTPSPYFLEAFGTVDVIFTPYVERMNASLYYYKGYSLREENNRLGQWFDGMETRSTYRGTQSDFHTHVHDLPPQMGGCYSNGEEQTKINQDRVDNGPWFGLPDVMYAEPETSCQEALQRVIKHRHNIIRVNPGEDRMFDEALRCALTTMMTQESCQPPRGSDVALRYLRDRINVPRDMSIYAGKRLREALETTASLVGDRQGIPIPIKHRRDQDPTNFI, encoded by the coding sequence ATGACGACTGCACCTTTAAGCTGGACAGAACTGGAAACCCTGACTAATTGGACGATAGATAATATTAATGGTCCGACTAACTCCCAAGCTATTTTACGATTATTTGGTCATCAAGAAAGTGATATTAGAGTCACCCTTTATCGTGATAATCATGCTTGGTGTCCCTACTGTCAGAAAGTTTGGTTATGGTTAGAAGAAAAACAAATTCCCTACCGCATCAAGAAAGTTACCATGTTTTGTTACGGACAAAAAGAACGATGGTATAAAAAAATTGTACCATCCGGTATGCTTCCGGCCGTTGAATTAGATGGACGTTTAATTACCGAAAGTGATGATATTTTACTGGCCTTAGAAACAGCATTTGGTCCGTTAACCCATAGCATGAAAGATGCAAACGTTATCCCTTTGCGACAGTTAGAACGGTTATTATTTCGGGCCTGGTGTACTTGGTTATGTTATCCCACTTGGTCACAAACACAAGAACAACAAAACCGTGAACAGTTTGTTAAAGTTGTGTCCATGGTAGAACAAGCGTTACGAAACACCCCAAGTCCCTATTTTCTGGAGGCGTTTGGCACAGTGGATGTCATTTTCACTCCCTATGTAGAGCGCATGAACGCCAGCTTATACTATTATAAAGGCTACTCTTTACGGGAAGAAAATAATCGTCTTGGTCAGTGGTTTGATGGAATGGAAACCCGTTCCACTTATAGGGGGACTCAAAGCGACTTTCATACCCATGTCCATGACTTACCCCCACAAATGGGTGGATGTTACAGTAATGGGGAAGAACAGACGAAAATTAATCAAGACAGGGTAGATAATGGGCCTTGGTTTGGGTTACCGGATGTGATGTATGCTGAACCCGAAACCTCCTGTCAAGAAGCCTTGCAACGAGTAATTAAACACCGTCATAATATTATTCGGGTTAACCCTGGAGAAGATAGGATGTTTGATGAAGCGTTACGTTGTGCTTTAACCACTATGATGACACAGGAAAGTTGTCAACCCCCAAGAGGATCGGATGTGGCGTTACGGTACTTACGAGATAGAATTAATGTACCACGGGATATGTCCATCTATGCAGGGAAACGGCTAAGAGAGGCATTAGAAACCACAGCCAGTTTAGTGGGCGATCGCCAAGGTATCCCTATTCCGATTAAACATCGACGGGATCAAGATCCGACTAATTTTATCTAA
- a CDS encoding DUF4332 domain-containing protein: MKSSYWQIEQLPGLSQTHQEQLKSLGINNSQDLLKITKTKTNQQNLANRLKCQLQLISKWVALADLARVPSVGCDYCGLILHSGIISVKQLAETSVSSLHRQILKLQVATLQRNDLCPSPDLVQTWINEAKIISN; the protein is encoded by the coding sequence ATGAAATCTTCTTATTGGCAGATTGAACAGTTACCAGGGTTAAGTCAAACTCACCAGGAACAATTAAAGTCGTTAGGGATTAATAATAGTCAAGATTTACTCAAGATCACTAAAACTAAAACCAATCAGCAAAATTTAGCCAATCGATTAAAATGTCAACTACAATTAATTAGTAAATGGGTCGCTTTAGCTGATTTAGCTAGGGTTCCTAGTGTTGGCTGTGACTATTGTGGGTTGATTTTGCACTCAGGAATTATATCAGTGAAGCAGTTAGCTGAAACCTCCGTTAGTTCATTACATCGACAGATTCTTAAGTTACAAGTTGCGACATTACAACGGAACGATTTATGTCCTTCTCCTGACCTAGTACAAACTTGGATTAATGAAGCCAAAATAATTAGCAATTAA
- a CDS encoding DUF6737 family protein, producing the protein MTDFSNLESSNIWDYKPRWCQPWSILLTGIVFSVASWFIFNLIWITVIVSSLVMIWWVYFLIMYPRLFKEYVEKQQRIQN; encoded by the coding sequence ATGACAGATTTTTCTAATTTAGAATCATCTAATATTTGGGACTACAAACCTCGGTGGTGTCAACCTTGGTCTATTTTATTAACTGGAATAGTGTTCAGTGTTGCTAGTTGGTTTATTTTTAATCTTATTTGGATAACAGTTATTGTTTCAAGTTTGGTGATGATTTGGTGGGTTTATTTCTTAATAATGTACCCTAGGCTGTTTAAAGAGTATGTAGAGAAGCAACAGAGAATCCAAAATTAG
- the ntrB gene encoding nitrate ABC transporter permease, translated as MRPNRVKNQNPLLTFWDKNKGEILPPIVGVLGFLAVWQLISMTGLIKLPPPSSLWTDERTRILLMYPFYDRGGLDKGLFWQTLASLGRVAQGYSLAALIGISVGILVGTQPLINKALDPLFQFLRMVAPLAWVPIALVALQQNQPAAIFVIFITAVWPILINTTEGVKQIPQDYINVQQVLQLSNKKFFFKILLPSALPYIFTGLRIAIGLAWLAIIAAEIVMSGIVGIGFFIWDAYQQNYISEIILAVVYIGAVGLLLDRGIAYLQKVIAPGE; from the coding sequence ATGCGTCCCAACAGAGTAAAAAATCAAAACCCATTACTAACTTTTTGGGATAAAAATAAAGGGGAAATATTGCCTCCTATCGTTGGAGTATTAGGTTTTTTGGCAGTTTGGCAATTGATTTCGATGACTGGTTTAATTAAATTACCCCCTCCTAGTAGCTTATGGACTGATGAACGAACCCGTATTTTATTAATGTATCCTTTTTATGATCGGGGTGGTTTAGATAAAGGGTTATTTTGGCAAACTTTAGCGAGTTTAGGTAGGGTTGCTCAAGGTTATTCTTTAGCTGCTTTAATAGGAATTAGTGTGGGGATTTTAGTGGGAACACAACCCTTAATTAATAAAGCCTTAGATCCTTTATTTCAATTCTTAAGAATGGTTGCACCTTTAGCCTGGGTTCCGATTGCTTTAGTCGCCTTACAACAAAATCAACCGGCCGCTATCTTTGTTATCTTTATTACTGCAGTGTGGCCAATTTTAATTAATACCACTGAAGGAGTAAAACAAATTCCCCAAGATTACATCAATGTGCAGCAAGTCTTACAATTATCCAACAAAAAATTCTTTTTCAAGATTTTGCTTCCTTCTGCTTTACCTTACATTTTCACAGGATTAAGAATTGCGATCGGGTTAGCTTGGTTAGCTATTATTGCAGCAGAGATTGTTATGTCTGGAATTGTAGGTATTGGCTTCTTTATTTGGGATGCGTACCAACAAAATTACATCAGTGAAATTATTTTGGCAGTGGTGTATATCGGGGCAGTTGGACTATTACTTGATCGGGGAATTGCTTACTTACAAAAAGTTATTGCTCCTGGTGAATAA
- the hisH gene encoding imidazole glycerol phosphate synthase subunit HisH, whose protein sequence is MGFLAVIDYDMGNLHSACKGLEKAGIQPKITDSPQDIAEAEAIVLPGVGSFDPAVQHLRSRHLEEPIKQAIAAGKPFLGICLGLQILFEGSEEGKEPGLGIIKGKVRRFQSEPNLTIPHMGWNQLQFTQSNLSLWQGLTPDPYVYFVHSYYVDPVDPNVNAAVVTHGSQTVTAAIARDNLMAVQFHPEKSSDNGLQILSNFVTMVKQNS, encoded by the coding sequence ATGGGTTTCCTGGCTGTTATTGACTATGACATGGGCAATCTGCACTCTGCGTGTAAAGGGTTAGAAAAAGCAGGAATTCAGCCAAAAATTACGGATTCTCCCCAAGATATTGCAGAAGCAGAGGCGATCGTTTTGCCGGGGGTAGGATCGTTCGATCCGGCGGTGCAACATTTGCGATCGCGTCATTTAGAGGAACCGATTAAACAAGCGATCGCAGCAGGTAAGCCATTTTTAGGTATTTGTTTGGGCCTGCAAATTCTCTTCGAGGGGTCAGAAGAAGGCAAAGAACCCGGTTTAGGCATTATAAAAGGAAAGGTGCGTCGTTTTCAGTCTGAACCTAATTTAACCATCCCTCACATGGGTTGGAATCAGTTACAATTCACTCAATCGAATCTATCCTTATGGCAAGGGTTAACCCCTGATCCTTACGTTTATTTTGTCCATTCTTATTATGTCGATCCGGTTGATCCTAACGTGAACGCTGCAGTGGTAACTCATGGTAGCCAAACCGTAACAGCAGCGATCGCCCGTGATAATCTGATGGCGGTACAATTTCACCCTGAAAAATCATCAGATAATGGATTACAAATTCTTTCAAATTTTGTAACTATGGTTAAGCAAAATAGCTAA